One genomic segment of Hordeum vulgare subsp. vulgare chromosome 2H, MorexV3_pseudomolecules_assembly, whole genome shotgun sequence includes these proteins:
- the LOC123425298 gene encoding uncharacterized protein LOC123425298 — protein METPNDLMSYSSLSKINSYHSQAGPMSDLAPGNTYPVHDYLYEPSLEPDFPSEYGAREDPFPTAQASSTINLKTVLGGLAAIVSRPSKIGDDASRQQSFSTDVSFLGAGKDGDLHSSVCVPSAPPLLEANALQFSAYREVLQADPPEWLPDSSASVCLQCSCPFTALTRGRHHCRFCGGIFCKECSKGRCLMPMKFRLRDPQRVCDACYERLDPLQALLINYNSNAMQPAKHDVMDWTSTRSWLNLPVGLSMEYEIYKATNTLRKYCQVSRLNPEKSIPSSILKGAKGLAVLTVAKAGAVLTYKMGTGLVVARRSDGSWSAPSAILSVGLGWGVQIGGELTDFIIVLHDLKVVKAFSSRMHLSLGAGLSAAAGPIGRALEADVRASEKGSGICYTYSCSKGAFVGVSLEGNVVTTRSDTNLRFYGDAYLTTTDILFGRVEKPRAAQPLYSALDDLFSKMVC, from the exons ATGGAGACGCCAAATGATTTGATGTCGTACTCATCCCTCTCCAAAATCAATAGCTACCACAGCCAGGCGGGTCCTATGTCCGATCTAGCTCCAGGAAACACATACCCAGTGCATGACTATCTCTATGAGCCATCTCTGGAACCAGACTTTCCATCTGAATATGGTGCAAGAGAAGATCCGTTCCCTACAGCTCAAGCTAGTTCAACTATCAATCTGAAGACCGTTCTAGGTGGTCTTGCTGCGATTGTTTCGCGTCCAAGCAAGATTGGGGATGATGCATCACGGCAGCAAAGTTTCAGCACAGATGTATCATTTCTAGGCGCTGGCAAGGATGGTGACTTGCATTCATCTGTCTGCGTTCCGAGTGCACCACCGCTACTTGAAGCAAATGCTTTACAGTTCAGTGCATACAGGGAGGTGCTCCAGGCAGATCCCCCGGAATGGTTACCGGATAGCTCTGCCAGTGTATGCCTGCAGTGCAGCTGTCCTTTCACAGCTCTGACTCGTGGAAGGCACCATTGCCGCTTCTGTGGAGGTATATTCTGCAAAGAATGTTCCAAGGGAAGATGCTTGATGCCCATGAAGTTCAGACTGCGTGATCCTCAGAGAGTGTGCGATGCTTGCTACGAAAGACTTGACCCACTCCAGGCCTTATTGATCAACTACAACAGTAATGCCATGCAGCCTGCAAAACATGACGTCATGGATTGGACAAGTACGAGGAGCTGGTTGAATTTGCCTGTTGGGTTATCAATGGAGTATGAAATatacaaggcaacaaacacactGAGGAAATATTGCCAG GTTTCTAGATTAAATCCTGAGAAGTCAATCCCATCATCTATCCTCAAGGGAGCAAAGGGGCTTGCTGTGCTCACAGTGGCCAAGGCAGGTGCAGTTCTTACGTACAAAATGGGCACTGGTCTTGTAGTTGCTCGCCGATCAGATGGATCATGGTCTGCACCGTCAGCAATTTTATCTGTTGGATTGGGATGGGGAGTGCAG ATTGGAGGAGAATTGACAGATTTTATAATTGTGCTTCATGATCTTAAAGTTGTCAAGGCATTCAGCAGCCGCATGCATCTTTCTCTTGGGGCAGGATTGAGTGCGGCAGCAGGCCCGATTGGCAGAGCCCTTGAAGCAGATGTTCGAGCAAGTGAAAAAGGTTCTGGGATATGCTACACTTACAGCTGCAGCAAAG GTGCATTTGTTGGGGTCTCTCTGGAAGGAAATGTGGTGACAACCAGATCGGACACCAATCTGCGCTTCTATGGGGACGCCTACTTGACCACGACCGATATCCTGTTTGGGAGGGTGGAGAAGCCCAGAGCTGCGCAACCCTTGTACTCAGCTCTGGATGATCTATTCTCAAAAATGGTTTGCTAG
- the LOC123425299 gene encoding sucrose synthase 2, with product MGETAGERALSRVHSVRERIGDSLSAHTNELVAVFSRLVNQGKGMLQPHQITAEYNAAIPEAEREKLKNTPFEDLLRGAQEAIVIPPWVALAIRPRPGVWEYVRVNVSELGVEELSVPEYLQFKEQLANGSTDNNFVLELDFGPFNASFPRPSLSKSIGNGVQFLNRHLSSKLFHDKESMYPLLNFLRAHNYKGMTMMLNDRIRSLGTLQGALRKAETHLSGLPADTPYSEFHHRFQELGLEKGWGDCAQRASETIHLLLDLLEAPDPSSLEKFLGTIPMVFNVVILSPHGYFAQANVLGYPDTGGQVVYILDQVRAMENEMLLRIKQQGLDITPKILIVTRMLPDAHGTTCGQRLEKVLGTEHTHILRVPFKTEDGIVRKWISRFEVWPYLEAYTDDVAHEIAGELQANPDLIIGNYSDGNLVACLLAHKLGVTHCTIAHALEKTKYPNSDLYWKKFEDHYHFSCQFTADLIAMNHADFIITSTFQEIAGNKDTVGQYESHMAFTMPGLYRVVHGIDVFDPKFNIVSPGADMSIYFPYTEQQKRLTSLHTEIEELLFSDVENAEHKFVLKDKKKPIIFSMARLDRVKNMTGLVEMYGRNPRLQELVNLVVVCGDHGKVSKDKEEQVEFKKMFDLIEKYNLSGHIRWISAQMNRVRNGELYRYICDMKGAFVQPAFYEAFGLTVIEAMTCGLPTFATAYGGPAEIIVNGVSGYHIDPYQNDKASALLVDFFGKCQEDPSHWNKISQGGLQRIEEKYTWKLYSERLMTLSGVYGFWKYVSNLDRRETRRYLEMLYALKYRKMAATVPLAVEGETSGK from the exons ATGGGGGAGACTGCAGGAGAGCGCGCCCTGAGCCGTGTCCACAGCGTGAGGGAGCGCATCGGCGATTCCCTCTCTGCACACACCAATGAGCTCGTCGCCGTCTTCTCAAG GCTTGTTAACCAAGGAAAGGGGATGCTGCAGCCCCATCAGATCACTGCTGAGTACAATGCCGCGATCCCTGAGGCAGAGCGCGAGAAGCTGAAGAACACCCCCTTTGAGGATCTCCTAAGGGGCGCACAG GAGGCAATTGTCATCCCTCCATGGGTTGCTCTCGCCATCCGGCCAAGGCCTGGCGTCTGGGAGTATGTGAGGGTCAATGTGAGCGAGCTTGGTGTTGAGGAGTTAAGCGTCCCTGAGTATCTGCAGTTCAAGGAACAACTGGCGAATGGAAG CACCGATAACAACTTTGTGCTTGAGCTGGACTTTGGGCCATTCAACGCCTCCTTCCCACGCCCATCGCTGTCGAAGTCCATTGGCAACGGTGTGCAGTTTCTGAACAGGCACTTGTCGTCGAAGCTGTTCCATGATAAGGAGAGCATGTACCCATTGCTTAACTTCCTTCGCGCGCACAACTACAAGGGGATG acCATGATGTTGAATGACAGAATTCGCAGTCTCGGTACCCTCCAAGGTGCACTCAGGAAGGCAGAGACACATCTGTCAGGCCTTCCAGCTGACACCCCTTACTCCGAGTTCCACCACCG GTTCCAGGAACTTGGTTTGGAGAAAGGCTGGGGCGACTGTGCTCAGCGTGCGAGCGAGACTATCCACCTTCTCTTGGACCTTCTCGAGGCCCCTGATCCATCCTCCTTGGAGAAGTTCCTCGGAACAATCCCAATGGTGTTCAATGTTGTTATCCTCTCTCCTCATGGTTACTTCGCTCAGGCCAATGTCTTGGGGTACCCTGATACTGGCGGACAG GTTGTCTACATTTTGGACCAAGTCCGTGCTATGGAGAATGAGATGCTGTTGAGAATCAAGCAGCAAGGTCTCGACATTACACCAAAGATTCTAATA GTCACCAGGATGCTCCCTGATGCACATGGCACCACCTGTGGCCAGCGCCTTGAGAAGGTCCTTGGCACCGAGCACACCCACATCCTGCGTGTGCCATTCAAAACAGAAGATGGTATTGTTCGGAAATGGATCTCCCGTTTTGAAGTCTGGCCTTACCTGGAAGCTTACACCGAT GATGTGGCACATGAGATCGCCGGAGAGCTGCAGGCCAACCCTGACCTGATCATTGGAAACTACAGTGACGGTAACCTTGTCGCGTGTTTGTTGGCACACAAGTTGGGAGTTACTCAT TGTACCATTGCTCATGCGCTCGAGAAAACCAAGTATCCCAATTCCGACCTTTACTGGAAGAAATTTGAGGATCACTACCACTTCTCATGCCAGTTCACCGCCGACCTGATTGCAATGAACCATGCTGACTTCATCATCACCAGTACCTTCCAAGAGATTGCCGGAAA CAAGGACACCGTAGGGCAGTACGAGTCGCACATGGCATTCACAATGCCAGGCCTCTATCGTGTTGTCCATGGTATTGATGTCTTCGACCCCAAGTTCAACATCGTGTCTCCTGGTGCTGACATGTCCATCTACTTCCCATACACTGAACAGCAGAAGAGGCTTACCTCCCTCCATACTGAGATTGAGGAGCTACTATTCAGTGATGTTGAGAATGCTGAGCACAA ATTTGTgttgaaggacaagaagaagccgATCATCTTCTCGATGGCTAGGCTGGACCGTGTCAAGAATATGACTGGCCTGGTAGAAATGTATGGGCGGAATCCTCGCCTACAGGAGCTGGTAAACCTGGTGGTTGTCTGTGGTGACCATGGAAAGGTGTCCAAGGACAAGGAGGAGCAAGTAGAGTTCAAGAAGATGTTTGATCTTATAGAAAAGTACAACCTGAGTGGTCACATCCGCTGGATCTCTGCTCAGATGAACCGCGTCCGCAACGGTGAGCTCTACCGCTACATCTGTGACATGAAGGGAGCCTTTGTGCAG CCTGCTTTCTATGAGGCTTTCGGTCTTACAGTGATAGAGGCCATGACATGTGGTCTTCCAACATTCGCCACTGCATACGGTGGTCCAGCTGAGATCATTGTGAATGGTGTGTCCGGCTACCACATCGATCCTTATCAGAATGACAAGGCCTCCGCACTGCTTGTGGACTTCTTTGGGAAGTGCCAAGAAGACCCGAGCCACTGGAACAAGATCTCACAGGGAGGACTCCAGCGCATTGAGGAGAA GTACACCTGGAAGCTGTACTCTGAGAGGCTGATGACCCTTTCTGGTGTCTATGGTTTCTGGAAGTACGTCTCCAACCTCGACAGGCGCGAGACTCGTCGCTACCTTGAAATGCTCTATGCCCTCAAGTACCGCAAAATG GCTGCAACTGTCCCATTGGCTGTTGAGGGCGAGACCTCGGGCAAATGA